CAGGACGCCTGGGAGCTGCACCGCGAGGTGTACGGCGAGGGCCACCCCAGCGGCATCAAGATGCTCGCCCGGCTCGGCGGCATGCAACGCGACTGCGGGCAGTTCGCCGAGGCGCACGACAACCTGGCGTTGGCGCGGGAGCTGGCCCGCCAGCACCTCCCGGCCGACGACCCGCTGGCCCTCCAGGTTGCGGCACTGGCCCGGGCCGCCGCCAACCCCGACCACGTCTGCGCCGACACCGCACCGGACGCCCCGGCGGTGCCCGCCGCCCGCAACCCGCCTCCCGACGACGCGGACCCGCCGCGCGTCGACCATCCGGCCGAGGCCGCGAGTCCGAGCCACCCGCCGTACCTGCACGCGGCCGGTGCCGGGGAGGCCTACCCGGACACGGACGGTGCCGGGGAGGCCTACCCGGACACGGGTGGCACGGGCGGCTCCCACCCAGACGCGGACGGCGCCGGCTGGGCGTACCAGGACGCGGACGGCACGGGCGGGACGGCGTACCGGCCGGGGGTGCCGGACCACGACGCCCCCGCCGTACCCAACCCACGTCAGCCCGTCGACGAGCCGGTCGGTGCCGAGCAGGCGTGGTGGCCGCCGGAACCGGCCGGCGGTGCCGTGCCCCCGGCGGTGGTCACGTTGACCGGCGCCGGCCCCGCCGAGGAGGCGGACGGTGTGCACCGGGTCCGCGTCCCGGACGACCCGGACGAGCCCTACCAGCCCTCCCGGCTGCTGCCGGTGCCGGTGCACCGGCCGCCGGCTCCCGCGGGCCGCCGGCTGCTGCCGTTCGTGGTCGGCGGAATCGTGGTGGTGCTGCTCGGCGCCGCCGCCGTGATCGCCGGGGTGGCCCGGGTGGACGGCGACCCGGATCCGACACCGAGCATGCCAGCCGCCCCGTCCGGCACGGCGACCGCCGGCGACCCGACCGGCTCCGGCAGCGCGAGCGGTCCGCCCGGTCCGGGCGGCTCGGCGACCCCCACGCCCGGCACGGCCGTGGCGACGCCCGGCACCCCGCCCAGCGGGGTCGACCTGCGCGACACCCGGGACTCCATCGTGCTGCGCTGGACGTACCCGGCCGGCGGCGAGGGGCCGGTCGTCATCTCCGGCGGCCGGGCCGGCCAGGACAAGAGCATCTTCGCCGACCTGCCGCCGGGCGAGAGCAGCTACATCGTCTACGGCCTCAACCGCACCACCGACTACTGCTTCACGGTCGCGGTGGTCTGGTCCGCCGACGTCGTCGCCACCGCCGACGAGGTCTGCACCCGCCGCCGCTGACGTTCGCCGCCGGTCACCCGGACGCCGTCACGCCTGGTGGCCGCCGGGCTGGCATGTCTCCCGGACGGGCCATGACGGAGAGTCATAGATATGCCCTCCCGGTAATCGGGCTCGTCGCAGTTGGGCGGCGGCGCGCGGCCCCGCCCGGACGCGGGCGACGGCCAGGTCAGC
This genomic stretch from Micromonospora krabiensis harbors:
- a CDS encoding tetratricopeptide repeat protein is translated as MPSGFGELTDQAHHLVSLGDLAGAQRLLSDALTDADPSPANAGPELAEAASLQARVLVALGEPHSARGWAAFAYAAATRLHGRSDPRTVSAAATLAAVLYRVGSHSRAARLYQEVIVELTAQEGPESLRVLAAHADLATVEYARGQCQVARDRLQDAWELHREVYGEGHPSGIKMLARLGGMQRDCGQFAEAHDNLALARELARQHLPADDPLALQVAALARAAANPDHVCADTAPDAPAVPAARNPPPDDADPPRVDHPAEAASPSHPPYLHAAGAGEAYPDTDGAGEAYPDTGGTGGSHPDADGAGWAYQDADGTGGTAYRPGVPDHDAPAVPNPRQPVDEPVGAEQAWWPPEPAGGAVPPAVVTLTGAGPAEEADGVHRVRVPDDPDEPYQPSRLLPVPVHRPPAPAGRRLLPFVVGGIVVVLLGAAAVIAGVARVDGDPDPTPSMPAAPSGTATAGDPTGSGSASGPPGPGGSATPTPGTAVATPGTPPSGVDLRDTRDSIVLRWTYPAGGEGPVVISGGRAGQDKSIFADLPPGESSYIVYGLNRTTDYCFTVAVVWSADVVATADEVCTRRR